In a single window of the Leisingera daeponensis DSM 23529 genome:
- a CDS encoding sugar kinase, with translation MSNAELVCVGEPLFELSNVGPGKWNAGVGGDVSNVAVAAARQGTRSTILTQLGDDDFAAEIRNFWAAEGVNDAYVPTLAGAETGMYFITHDAGEHKFEYRRSGSAASQVRPEDLSEEAFGNAAIVHLSGISQAISPSARATTERAIAIAMKKGIRVSYDPNLRLKLWPLEEARKVILDTVRKVDIFLPGLDDARVLTGMEEPVDIVRFFADLGAPIIALTMGGRGVLAANEGDMRFIPSPRVDAVDATGAGDCFDGAFLSQLINEHSVFDAATYAATAAAISVQGHGAAKSIPNREAVLALQEQCRGETWTAPEI, from the coding sequence ATGTCTAACGCAGAACTTGTTTGTGTGGGTGAGCCCCTATTTGAACTCAGCAACGTCGGCCCGGGCAAATGGAACGCCGGCGTTGGCGGCGATGTTTCGAATGTCGCCGTCGCTGCCGCGCGCCAGGGAACACGGTCGACCATCCTGACCCAGTTGGGCGACGATGATTTCGCGGCCGAGATCCGGAACTTCTGGGCCGCCGAAGGCGTCAACGACGCCTATGTCCCAACCCTGGCAGGTGCCGAGACGGGAATGTACTTCATTACCCACGACGCGGGTGAGCACAAATTCGAGTATCGACGCTCGGGCTCCGCAGCCTCGCAGGTTCGTCCCGAAGATCTTTCGGAGGAAGCCTTTGGCAATGCCGCAATCGTACATCTTTCCGGCATATCACAGGCGATCAGCCCTTCCGCCAGAGCAACGACCGAAAGAGCCATTGCGATTGCGATGAAGAAGGGCATCAGGGTTTCTTACGATCCTAACCTGCGGCTCAAGCTCTGGCCGTTGGAGGAAGCGAGAAAGGTCATCCTGGATACGGTGAGGAAGGTCGACATCTTCCTTCCGGGACTGGATGATGCACGCGTTCTGACAGGCATGGAAGAACCCGTGGATATTGTCCGGTTCTTTGCTGACCTCGGCGCCCCGATCATCGCGCTGACAATGGGCGGCAGAGGCGTTCTGGCGGCCAATGAAGGTGATATGCGTTTCATTCCCAGTCCCCGCGTCGATGCAGTGGATGCGACCGGCGCGGGCGACTGCTTTGACGGTGCCTTCCTGTCACAGCTGATCAACGAACATTCTGTGTTCGATGCCGCCACATATGCGGCCACTGCGGCTGCCATCTCGGTTCAGGGCCATGGCGCCGCAAAATCCATCCCAAATCGCGAAGCTGTTCTGGCTTTGCAAGAACAATGCCGAGGCGAGACATGGACAGCCCCCGAAATCTGA
- the msrQ gene encoding protein-methionine-sulfoxide reductase heme-binding subunit MsrQ: protein MGFANQLVRRLPVWAVYLLGALPAPWLFYLGLTGGLGVEPVRALEHEYGKLALQLLILTLAISPMRRLLGLNLLKFRRAVGLLCFFYVLCHLLVWLVLDVQILGQILTDIAKRPYITIGMGAFVLMLPLALTSSNLAVRKLGRAWSRLHRLTYAAAVLGAAHYVMLSKGFQIEPLIYLGLVLFLLALRLAGSRWLRQAAGVGV, encoded by the coding sequence ATGGGATTTGCAAACCAGCTTGTCCGGCGTCTGCCCGTTTGGGCGGTCTATCTTCTGGGCGCGCTGCCGGCTCCCTGGCTGTTCTATCTTGGTCTGACGGGCGGTCTTGGCGTGGAGCCGGTCAGGGCGCTGGAGCATGAATACGGGAAACTGGCGCTGCAGCTTCTGATCCTGACGCTTGCGATCTCACCGATGCGCCGCCTGCTGGGCCTCAACCTGCTGAAGTTCCGCCGGGCGGTTGGGCTGCTGTGCTTCTTCTATGTCCTGTGCCACCTGCTGGTCTGGCTGGTGCTGGATGTGCAGATCCTGGGCCAGATCCTCACTGACATTGCCAAGCGGCCCTATATCACCATCGGCATGGGCGCCTTTGTCCTGATGCTGCCGCTGGCTTTGACCTCCAGCAATCTTGCTGTCCGAAAGCTTGGCCGTGCCTGGTCTCGGCTGCACCGGCTGACCTATGCCGCTGCGGTGCTTGGGGCTGCGCACTACGTAATGCTGTCAAAAGGGTTCCAGATCGAGCCGCTGATTTACCTGGGGCTTGTGCTGTTTCTGCTGGCGCTGCGTCTGGCCGGCAGCCGCTGGCTGAGACAGGCCGCGGGCGTGGGCGTCTAA
- a CDS encoding bifunctional 4-hydroxy-2-oxoglutarate aldolase/2-dehydro-3-deoxy-phosphogluconate aldolase: MDSPRNLKSSRIIEICRLCPVIPVLEVEQIEQATPLAQALIAGGLRVLEVTLRTDCALSAISEMSKVPNAIVGAGTLRTPEDVRAAKQAGASFGVSPGATDRLLDACEETGLPLLPGAATASEVMTLLEKGYTAQKFFPAEASGGRAALRSFGGPLPLVKFCPTGGITPEKATHYLELGNVMCVGGSWIAPTSLLRSGDWAEIETRARHASQLGGQASF, encoded by the coding sequence ATGGACAGCCCCCGAAATCTGAAAAGCAGCAGGATAATCGAGATCTGCCGGCTGTGCCCGGTCATTCCGGTCTTGGAAGTGGAGCAGATCGAGCAGGCAACCCCGTTGGCCCAGGCTTTGATAGCCGGGGGCCTCAGGGTGCTGGAAGTCACCCTGCGCACCGATTGCGCATTGAGCGCGATTTCCGAAATGTCCAAGGTCCCGAATGCGATTGTCGGCGCAGGCACGTTGCGGACGCCCGAAGACGTGCGTGCAGCAAAGCAGGCGGGTGCAAGTTTCGGTGTGTCCCCGGGCGCGACAGATCGGCTTTTGGACGCCTGTGAAGAAACGGGTTTGCCATTGCTGCCCGGCGCTGCCACCGCAAGCGAGGTAATGACCCTGCTTGAGAAGGGCTATACCGCGCAAAAGTTCTTTCCGGCAGAGGCGAGCGGCGGGCGGGCAGCGCTGCGGTCATTCGGTGGGCCGCTGCCACTTGTGAAGTTCTGCCCGACGGGGGGGATCACCCCTGAAAAAGCGACCCATTACCTGGAGTTGGGAAATGTGATGTGTGTCGGTGGCTCCTGGATCGCGCCGACCAGCTTGCTCAGGTCAGGCGACTGGGCTGAGATCGAGACCCGTGCGCGCCACGCTTCCCAACTTGGGGGACAAGCCTCATTCTGA
- the msrP gene encoding protein-methionine-sulfoxide reductase catalytic subunit MsrP has translation MARRWTNDLTYADATPQAAFWNRRRIMAGLAGSGLAAALGSQAQADLAPAGQAEQALEPNTWEEVTSYCNFYEFGTGKGDPSEYAGRMTTDPWSVAIDGMVDNPGDYSFEQILGEMTLEERIYRFRCVEAWSMVVPWQGFELADLLNLAGVQEGAKYVAFETLYRPSEMPGTAYKVLDWPYREGLRLDEAMHPLTIMATGIFGEPLPNQNGAPLRLVVPWKYGFKSIKSVVRITLTDEEPQTSWNMANPREYGFYSNVNPDVSHPRWSQASERRIGGGLFARRQPTLMFNGYEAEVAALYEGMDLSEYF, from the coding sequence ATGGCCCGCCGCTGGACCAACGATTTGACCTACGCAGACGCAACCCCGCAAGCCGCGTTCTGGAACCGCCGCCGGATCATGGCCGGGCTGGCTGGCTCCGGGCTGGCCGCGGCGCTGGGCAGCCAGGCGCAGGCGGACCTGGCACCCGCCGGTCAGGCGGAGCAGGCGCTGGAACCCAACACCTGGGAGGAGGTGACCAGCTATTGCAACTTCTATGAGTTCGGCACCGGCAAGGGGGATCCCTCCGAATATGCGGGCCGGATGACCACCGATCCCTGGAGTGTTGCCATCGACGGGATGGTGGACAACCCCGGAGACTATTCCTTTGAGCAGATCCTGGGCGAGATGACGCTGGAAGAGCGCATCTACCGGTTCCGGTGTGTCGAGGCTTGGTCGATGGTTGTGCCCTGGCAGGGGTTTGAACTGGCCGACCTGCTGAATCTGGCGGGCGTGCAGGAGGGCGCAAAATACGTAGCCTTCGAGACCTTGTACCGGCCCTCTGAAATGCCGGGCACCGCCTATAAAGTGCTCGACTGGCCCTACCGCGAAGGTTTGCGGCTGGACGAGGCGATGCATCCGCTGACGATCATGGCCACCGGAATCTTCGGCGAACCGCTGCCCAACCAGAACGGTGCGCCGCTGCGGCTGGTGGTGCCGTGGAAATACGGCTTCAAATCGATCAAGTCGGTGGTGCGCATCACCCTGACCGATGAAGAGCCGCAGACCAGCTGGAACATGGCGAACCCCCGCGAGTACGGCTTCTACAGTAATGTGAACCCGGACGTCTCGCACCCGCGCTGGAGCCAGGCCAGCGAGCGCCGCATCGGCGGGGGGCTGTTTGCCCGCCGCCAGCCGACGCTGATGTTCAACGGATACGAGGCCGAGGTCGCTGCCCTCTATGAAGGCATGGACCTGAGCGAGTATTTCTGA
- a CDS encoding IlvD/Edd family dehydratase, whose translation MTDVQKKKLRSQDWFNNLEDPEMTALYLERYLNYGLTIEELTSGRPIIAIAQTGSDLSPCNRHHVTLAQRTREAIRTAGGIALEIPVHPIQETGKRPTAMLDRNLAYLSLVETLFGYPIDGVVLTIGCDKTTPALLMAAATVNIPAIALSVGPMLNGWHEGERAGSGTAIWMARQKFAAGEIDAKGFLEIAAASAPSVGYCNTMGTASTMNSLAEVLGMQLPGAAAIPAPYRERGQMAYATGLRIVEMVHEDLRPSDIMTREALENAIVLGSAIGGSTNAPIHLNAIARHLGIHLTNDDWERLGFDVPLLVNMQPAGAYLGEDFYRAGGVPAVVSELLEAELIPHPMAKGANGKTLAENYAGIKATNSDVIRPIDRSLMRNAGFLNLKGNLFDSALMKTSVIDAAFRERYLSNPEDPEAFEGRAIVFDGPEEFHAKIDDPALKLDANCILVMRGAGPKGYPGGAEVVNMRPPSYLIKQGVPALPCIGDGRQSGTSGSASILNASPEAADGGGLALIQTGDRIRVDLGKRSVNVLLSDEEMARRRERLQAAGGFPVPQSQSPWQDIFRQSVTQFSEGMVLKEATEHQDIARKHTLRNNH comes from the coding sequence ATGACAGACGTTCAAAAGAAAAAACTGCGGTCGCAGGACTGGTTCAACAATCTCGAAGATCCCGAGATGACGGCGCTCTATCTGGAACGCTATCTGAACTATGGATTGACCATAGAAGAACTGACCTCGGGGCGTCCGATCATCGCAATCGCACAGACCGGTAGCGATCTTTCTCCGTGCAACCGGCATCACGTGACGCTTGCTCAGCGCACACGCGAGGCGATCCGAACTGCCGGAGGTATCGCACTGGAGATCCCGGTGCATCCCATCCAGGAGACCGGCAAACGACCGACCGCAATGCTGGATCGCAACCTTGCCTACCTGAGCTTGGTCGAGACGCTTTTCGGGTATCCGATTGACGGTGTCGTTCTGACCATCGGATGCGACAAGACCACGCCGGCCCTGCTCATGGCGGCGGCGACCGTCAACATTCCCGCGATCGCATTGTCGGTCGGGCCAATGCTGAACGGATGGCACGAAGGCGAACGAGCCGGATCCGGCACCGCCATCTGGATGGCCCGGCAAAAGTTCGCTGCGGGTGAAATCGATGCGAAGGGGTTCCTGGAGATTGCAGCGGCGTCCGCCCCGTCCGTGGGATATTGTAACACGATGGGAACCGCATCCACCATGAACTCCCTCGCGGAAGTTCTGGGAATGCAGTTGCCCGGTGCCGCCGCCATTCCGGCACCCTACCGGGAACGAGGGCAGATGGCATATGCAACCGGCTTGCGGATCGTGGAAATGGTTCACGAAGACTTGCGGCCCAGTGACATCATGACCCGCGAGGCCCTTGAAAACGCGATTGTTCTTGGTTCTGCAATTGGTGGATCGACCAACGCACCTATCCACTTGAACGCCATTGCCCGCCACCTGGGGATTCATCTGACGAACGACGACTGGGAGCGCCTTGGTTTCGACGTTCCCCTGCTCGTCAACATGCAGCCCGCAGGCGCCTACCTTGGTGAAGATTTCTATCGTGCTGGCGGCGTTCCCGCTGTGGTTTCGGAGCTTCTGGAAGCGGAGCTGATACCCCACCCAATGGCCAAGGGTGCCAATGGAAAGACGTTGGCAGAAAACTATGCGGGGATCAAAGCAACCAATAGCGACGTCATCAGGCCCATCGATCGCTCTTTGATGCGAAACGCCGGTTTCCTGAATCTGAAGGGGAACCTGTTTGACAGCGCATTGATGAAAACCTCTGTCATCGACGCTGCGTTCCGCGAAAGGTATTTGTCCAACCCGGAGGATCCTGAAGCCTTCGAGGGGCGTGCAATCGTTTTCGACGGTCCAGAGGAGTTTCACGCCAAGATTGACGACCCCGCGCTCAAGCTCGATGCGAACTGCATTCTCGTGATGCGTGGAGCTGGGCCAAAGGGATATCCCGGCGGTGCAGAGGTCGTGAACATGCGCCCGCCCAGCTATCTGATCAAGCAAGGTGTACCGGCGCTCCCGTGCATCGGGGATGGTCGTCAATCGGGAACCTCCGGATCGGCTTCGATCCTGAACGCATCGCCCGAGGCGGCGGATGGTGGGGGGCTTGCGCTGATTCAGACAGGTGACCGCATTCGGGTCGATCTGGGCAAACGATCCGTCAATGTGCTCCTCTCAGACGAAGAAATGGCGCGCCGCCGCGAAAGACTGCAGGCCGCGGGCGGCTTTCCCGTCCCGCAAAGCCAGTCGCCATGGCAAGACATCTTCCGGCAATCCGTCACACAGTTTTCGGAGGGTATGGTGCTGAAAGAGGCCACTGAGCACCAGGATATCGCCCGCAAACACACCTTGCGCAACAATCATTGA
- a CDS encoding AAA family ATPase has product MPLISFIDVRFFPPEETRERLEKRFTRHLRLLRCGRVDAFRSGKQQLPEGDADKLLSVDITHIDRIRVQRRAGRMIERRQAASGLAHLVRADRERLTTLHDGVNLVELTTEHRADEIAAALHEEMPWMGAATEQIWHAMRRSVRDGTAGLRLPPILLDGPPGIGKSYWARRLGELLSVPTTVIEATNENASFGIVGSQKGWSNAAPGRILETILQSRVANPVVVVDEVEKAGTAKSVSGRAFGLTEALLPLLEPLTAQNWSCPYYQVKFDMSWVAWVLTSNDYRSLPEPLLSRCPPIRLRHLTQAELVKFIRREGARRVLRTLGSRLRWKRSPAQAERTKV; this is encoded by the coding sequence ATGCCATTGATATCCTTCATCGACGTCCGTTTTTTCCCGCCTGAGGAAACCAGAGAAAGGCTGGAGAAGCGTTTCACCCGGCATCTGCGGTTGTTGAGGTGCGGGCGCGTAGACGCTTTTAGATCTGGCAAACAACAGTTGCCCGAGGGTGATGCCGATAAGCTGCTTTCGGTAGATATTACGCACATTGACAGGATCCGCGTTCAAAGACGCGCCGGAAGGATGATCGAACGCAGACAAGCTGCGTCCGGCCTCGCTCATCTCGTCAGAGCTGACCGCGAGCGCCTCACGACGCTGCATGACGGGGTCAATCTCGTGGAGTTAACTACCGAGCATCGTGCTGATGAAATTGCGGCGGCGCTGCATGAAGAAATGCCATGGATGGGCGCCGCGACCGAGCAGATATGGCACGCGATGCGGAGGTCGGTTCGAGACGGAACGGCAGGGCTTCGCTTGCCGCCTATTCTACTAGATGGACCGCCTGGGATTGGAAAAAGCTATTGGGCCCGCCGTCTGGGTGAATTGCTGTCGGTTCCTACGACAGTGATCGAAGCTACCAATGAGAACGCATCTTTTGGAATTGTCGGCTCACAGAAAGGCTGGAGCAATGCCGCTCCCGGCCGAATTTTGGAAACCATTCTTCAATCTCGCGTCGCGAACCCGGTGGTTGTCGTTGACGAGGTCGAAAAAGCTGGCACCGCGAAATCTGTATCAGGACGAGCGTTTGGGCTGACCGAGGCTTTGCTGCCCCTTCTTGAGCCTCTGACGGCGCAAAACTGGAGCTGCCCATACTACCAAGTGAAATTCGACATGAGCTGGGTTGCGTGGGTGCTGACCTCGAATGACTACCGAAGTTTGCCTGAGCCTCTTCTAAGCAGATGCCCGCCAATCCGTTTGCGACATCTGACACAAGCTGAGCTGGTGAAATTTATTCGCCGGGAGGGGGCAAGAAGGGTATTAAGGACACTGGGATCGAGGCTGCGGTGGAAGCGTTCACCCGCGCAGGCCGAAAGGACCAAAGTATGA
- the tnpB gene encoding IS66 family insertion sequence element accessory protein TnpB (TnpB, as the term is used for proteins encoded by IS66 family insertion elements, is considered an accessory protein, since TnpC, encoded by a neighboring gene, is a DDE family transposase.), with translation MIAPSNSFKIYLATTPVDFRKGINGLANYVMTNFELDPFSGAFFVFRSKGRDKIKVLMWDGTGLVLIYKRIEGAGFIWPKLSDGTMTLTKAQFEALFEGIDWRRVASAPYHRPALFQGQHAEVQ, from the coding sequence ATGATCGCTCCGTCAAACTCATTCAAGATTTACCTGGCGACGACGCCTGTCGATTTCCGAAAGGGCATTAATGGCCTCGCCAACTACGTCATGACCAATTTCGAACTTGATCCGTTTTCAGGAGCCTTCTTCGTGTTCCGTTCCAAGGGGCGTGACAAGATCAAGGTGCTTATGTGGGACGGTACCGGCCTGGTTCTGATCTACAAGCGCATCGAAGGCGCTGGTTTCATTTGGCCCAAATTGTCGGATGGAACAATGACCCTGACGAAGGCCCAGTTCGAGGCCCTGTTTGAAGGGATAGATTGGCGCCGGGTTGCCTCTGCGCCTTATCACCGTCCCGCTCTCTTTCAAGGCCAGCATGCCGAGGTTCAATAG
- a CDS encoding IS3 family transposase (programmed frameshift), with product MGLKRTDEFRADAVRIALTSGLTRKQVASDLGVGLSTLNKWILAHRDTDVVSDKDLDLARENERLRRENRILKEEREILKKAGAVLREPKAMRFRFIEEHRDIFCANRMCAVLDVRSRGLRAYRSRPASQRQRSDMVVLAHIKEQSRLSLGSYGRPRMTEELKELGLNVGHRRVGRLMRENGIRIERSKRYKVTTDSNHAFNIAPNLLNRDFRADRPNQKWVGDISYVWTREGWLYLAVILDLHSRRVIGWAVSNRMKRDLAIRALKMAVALRQPPKGCLHHTDRGSQYCSHDYQKLLRQHGFQVSMSGKGNCYDNAAVETFFKTIKAELIWRQSWPTRRAAELAIFEYINGFYNPRRRHSALGWKSPVAFERKVA from the exons ATGGGATTGAAACGAACGGACGAGTTCCGCGCTGATGCGGTGCGGATCGCGCTGACGAGTGGACTGACACGCAAACAGGTGGCATCTGATTTGGGCGTTGGCCTATCGACTTTGAATAAGTGGATTTTAGCGCATCGCGACACGGATGTTGTGTCCGATAAGGACCTTGATCTTGCCCGTGAGAATGAACGGCTTCGACGGGAGAACCGCATTCTCAAGGAGGAGAGGGAGATCTTAAAAAAGGCAG GCGCAGTTCTTCGCGAGCCAAAAGCCATGAGGTTCAGGTTCATCGAAGAACATCGTGACATTTTTTGCGCCAATCGGATGTGTGCCGTTTTGGATGTCAGGTCTCGCGGCCTGCGGGCCTATCGCAGCCGACCTGCCAGCCAAAGGCAGAGAAGCGATATGGTTGTTCTGGCCCATATCAAGGAACAATCCCGGCTCAGCCTGGGGAGCTATGGGCGGCCGAGAATGACGGAAGAGTTGAAAGAACTGGGCCTGAATGTTGGGCACCGCCGTGTCGGTCGGCTGATGCGCGAGAATGGCATCCGCATCGAACGATCCAAGAGATACAAGGTGACGACCGACAGCAACCACGCTTTCAATATTGCGCCCAACCTGTTGAACCGGGACTTCCGCGCAGATCGCCCCAACCAGAAATGGGTCGGTGACATCAGCTATGTCTGGACCCGCGAAGGCTGGCTCTACCTCGCCGTGATCCTTGACCTACATTCACGCCGGGTGATCGGCTGGGCGGTCAGCAACAGGATGAAGCGTGATCTGGCAATCCGGGCATTGAAGATGGCCGTGGCACTGCGGCAACCGCCCAAAGGATGCCTTCATCACACGGATCGCGGCAGCCAATACTGTTCTCACGATTATCAGAAGCTCCTGCGCCAGCATGGGTTCCAGGTATCGATGAGCGGCAAAGGCAATTGTTATGACAACGCCGCAGTTGAAACATTCTTCAAAACCATCAAGGCTGAATTGATCTGGCGGCAGTCCTGGCCAACGCGACGGGCCGCCGAGCTGGCAATCTTCGAATACATCAACGGCTTCTACAATCCGCGAAGGCGGCACTCAGCATTGGGCTGGAAAAGCCCGGTCGCTTTCGAACGGAAAGTGGCCTAA
- a CDS encoding TRAP transporter substrate-binding protein: protein MRRFISQLTATAVFGAALAGSAAAQEYSFRFQSSDPAGNANFILQQSWAEDVRERTGGKVAIELLPVNTIVAHTETQDAVAAGIIDGHFTDTSYFAGKEPAFGLIANPVGAWSDPQQMFDFMENGGGKELMNSLVEPYGLHFIGATTPGLEAFVSKVPLDGVDDLKGIKMRAPEGMVQRVFAAAGAVPVNLPGSEVFTSLDKGVIDAADYTVFSTNHEQGMHDIAKHPVYPGFHSMPLVEVSMNKAKWGSLPADIQATLEQSVSDFARRQVSTLAERDAVAVAAAAADGVTVHDWSAEERARFRAIAKGEWEAAAGASDASARVYSTLTKYLSDNGLLE from the coding sequence ATGCGTAGATTTATTTCTCAACTCACTGCGACCGCGGTGTTCGGCGCGGCTCTGGCAGGAAGTGCCGCAGCCCAAGAGTACAGCTTCCGCTTTCAGTCCTCGGACCCGGCAGGCAACGCGAACTTCATCCTGCAACAGTCCTGGGCAGAGGATGTTCGCGAAAGAACCGGCGGCAAGGTCGCGATCGAGCTCCTTCCGGTCAACACCATCGTCGCTCATACAGAGACGCAGGACGCGGTTGCCGCAGGCATCATCGACGGCCATTTCACCGATACATCCTACTTCGCGGGGAAAGAACCTGCCTTTGGACTCATCGCCAATCCTGTCGGTGCATGGTCTGACCCCCAACAGATGTTCGACTTCATGGAGAACGGAGGCGGCAAGGAGCTGATGAATTCGCTCGTCGAACCTTATGGGCTTCACTTCATCGGTGCCACAACACCTGGGCTTGAGGCGTTCGTATCCAAGGTGCCGCTGGATGGTGTGGATGACCTTAAGGGCATCAAAATGCGCGCGCCGGAGGGTATGGTGCAGCGTGTCTTCGCGGCTGCCGGCGCTGTGCCTGTCAACCTGCCCGGCAGCGAGGTGTTCACCTCACTGGACAAGGGCGTGATTGACGCCGCCGATTACACCGTGTTCTCGACCAACCACGAGCAGGGAATGCATGACATCGCCAAGCACCCGGTCTACCCGGGCTTCCACTCGATGCCGCTTGTCGAAGTCAGCATGAACAAAGCGAAGTGGGGATCTCTTCCTGCCGACATTCAGGCCACACTGGAGCAGAGCGTATCCGATTTTGCCCGCCGGCAGGTAAGCACCCTTGCTGAGCGCGACGCGGTCGCGGTTGCAGCGGCTGCTGCGGACGGGGTCACGGTTCATGATTGGTCGGCTGAAGAGCGTGCCCGTTTCCGGGCAATTGCAAAAGGCGAGTGGGAAGCCGCCGCCGGTGCCTCCGATGCATCCGCGCGGGTGTATAGCACGCTGACCAAATACCTCAGCGACAACGGCTTGCTGGAATAA
- a CDS encoding TRAP transporter small permease subunit has protein sequence MASDSHDFTNERAGPMSAPPEAGTLGKIIDRLGIVFGIAILSSAAILNVEVVLRYVFNSATIWAHETVIFLTASSFVFGGLYVAARNAHIRVVLVYDLLNIKMRRLFDVVISVICSFSCAFFAWASWQSVSRAVWTPEGHIRIETTGSAWDPPTAGLIKIFLFIVLILLCVQFAVLAFNYFRKRGG, from the coding sequence ATGGCCAGTGATAGCCATGATTTCACGAACGAGCGGGCGGGCCCAATGAGCGCGCCGCCTGAAGCCGGTACCTTGGGGAAAATCATCGACCGCTTGGGGATCGTGTTCGGAATAGCGATTCTGTCATCCGCAGCCATTCTCAACGTAGAAGTTGTACTTCGCTACGTCTTCAATAGCGCGACGATCTGGGCGCATGAGACCGTCATTTTCCTGACCGCAAGCTCGTTTGTCTTCGGTGGGCTGTATGTCGCCGCACGAAACGCACATATCAGGGTGGTGTTGGTCTATGACCTGTTGAACATCAAGATGCGCCGCCTCTTTGATGTCGTCATCTCGGTCATATGCAGTTTCTCCTGCGCGTTCTTCGCCTGGGCGTCCTGGCAAAGCGTATCCCGTGCCGTCTGGACCCCAGAAGGACACATCAGGATCGAAACAACGGGCAGTGCTTGGGATCCGCCGACCGCCGGGTTGATCAAGATCTTTCTCTTCATCGTGCTGATACTGCTTTGCGTGCAATTCGCGGTGCTGGCTTTCAACTACTTCAGAAAGCGGGGTGGCTGA
- a CDS encoding TRAP transporter large permease, which yields MDLLSLITDFKTMGIEWATFAMFIMLLGLLLTGMPLAFVTLLVALIFALGWFGPMAVPLITSRIFSFVNSFVFVSVPMFVLMASILDRSGIAKDLFDAMRVVGGRLRGGVAIQTLLVAVVLAAMSGIIGGEVVLLGLLALPQMLRLGYDRRLAIGVCCAGGALGTMIPPSIVLIIYGLTASVSIGDLFTASFLPGLMLASFYIAYVLIRAYLNPDIAPIPEPDEIPTKEKLRLLKGLILPIFVVFMVLGSIYGGIASVTEASAMGVLGVALSAVIRGEFTWELLKEASLQTLSTVGMIVWIGIGATALVGVFNLMGGINFVSGLIIGVSENPTVIVLVMMLILFVLGMFLDWVGIALLTMPIFVPIIRELGLDPVWFGVVFAMNMQVSFLSPPFGPAAFYLKSVAPEGISLGEIFRSLLPFIAMQVLALAILIAFPGVTGRW from the coding sequence ATGGATCTCCTTTCACTGATCACTGACTTCAAAACCATGGGTATCGAGTGGGCGACATTCGCGATGTTCATCATGCTGCTCGGGCTTTTGTTGACCGGGATGCCGCTTGCTTTCGTGACACTGCTTGTCGCTTTGATCTTTGCCTTGGGCTGGTTCGGCCCGATGGCGGTTCCACTGATCACATCGCGGATCTTCAGTTTCGTAAACAGCTTCGTTTTCGTCTCTGTCCCGATGTTCGTGCTTATGGCGTCGATATTGGATCGCTCGGGTATCGCTAAAGATCTTTTTGATGCGATGCGGGTTGTAGGAGGGCGGCTACGCGGCGGCGTGGCTATTCAAACCCTTCTTGTGGCCGTCGTCCTGGCCGCGATGTCCGGGATCATCGGCGGAGAAGTCGTTCTGTTGGGTCTGCTGGCTTTGCCGCAGATGCTGCGGCTGGGATATGATCGACGGCTTGCAATTGGTGTATGCTGCGCAGGGGGCGCGCTGGGGACCATGATCCCGCCGTCGATCGTTCTGATCATCTATGGCCTCACGGCGAGCGTCTCCATCGGCGATCTTTTCACGGCATCGTTCCTGCCGGGCCTGATGCTGGCCTCGTTCTATATCGCCTATGTCCTGATCCGGGCATATCTAAACCCTGATATCGCACCGATCCCGGAACCGGATGAAATCCCGACGAAAGAGAAGTTGCGTCTACTCAAGGGCCTTATCTTGCCGATCTTCGTGGTGTTCATGGTCCTGGGGTCGATCTATGGCGGGATTGCATCAGTTACAGAAGCCTCGGCAATGGGCGTTCTCGGGGTCGCGTTGTCCGCTGTCATTCGAGGGGAATTTACCTGGGAACTTCTGAAAGAGGCTTCACTCCAGACTCTTTCGACCGTCGGCATGATCGTCTGGATAGGTATCGGCGCAACCGCTCTGGTCGGTGTGTTCAACCTGATGGGGGGCATCAACTTTGTGTCCGGGCTGATCATCGGAGTTTCAGAGAACCCGACAGTCATCGTCCTTGTCATGATGCTGATCCTCTTCGTGCTGGGAATGTTTCTCGATTGGGTCGGGATCGCATTGCTGACGATGCCGATCTTTGTCCCGATTATTCGCGAACTTGGCCTTGATCCCGTCTGGTTCGGAGTTGTGTTTGCAATGAACATGCAGGTCAGTTTCCTGTCGCCACCCTTTGGCCCGGCAGCCTTCTATCTGAAGTCGGTCGCGCCCGAGGGGATCTCGCTTGGTGAAATCTTCCGGTCCTTGTTGCCTTTCATTGCCATGCAGGTCCTGGCGCTGGCGATCCTGATTGCTTTCCCTGGTGTCACCGGGAGGTGGTAA